A window of Thermococcus aggregans contains these coding sequences:
- a CDS encoding tyrosine--tRNA ligase, producing the protein MDIEEKIRLITKKPTEEVLTVENLRHLLEIGMPLQHYIGFEISGYIHLGTGLMAGAKIADFQKAGIKTRIFLADWHSWINDKLGGDLEVIQKVALTYFKEGMKQSIKVMGGDPDKVEFVLASEILERGDYWRTVIDISKNVTLARMMRSITIMGRQMGEAIDFAKLIYPAMQVADIFYQGVNIAHAGMDQRKAHVIAIEVAPKLRYHPLVWNGEKVKPVAVHHHLLLGLQEPPKWPIESEEEFKEIKAAMKMSKSKPYSAVFIHDSPEEIRQKLRKAFCPAREVNYNPVLDWAEHIIFREEPTEFTIHRPAKFGGDVTYTTFEELKKDFAEGKIHPLDLKNAVAEYLIELLKPVREYFEKHPEPLELMKSVQITR; encoded by the coding sequence ATGGACATAGAAGAGAAAATACGCCTAATAACAAAGAAGCCCACCGAGGAAGTGCTAACAGTTGAGAACCTCAGACATTTGCTGGAAATTGGAATGCCATTACAGCATTATATTGGATTTGAAATAAGCGGTTACATTCACCTTGGCACTGGATTAATGGCTGGTGCAAAGATAGCTGACTTCCAAAAAGCCGGAATAAAAACGAGAATATTTCTGGCCGACTGGCACAGCTGGATTAATGATAAACTTGGAGGAGACCTTGAGGTTATACAAAAAGTTGCCCTAACTTACTTCAAGGAAGGTATGAAGCAGAGCATTAAAGTTATGGGGGGAGACCCAGACAAAGTGGAGTTCGTTCTGGCCAGCGAGATTCTAGAGAGAGGCGATTACTGGAGGACGGTTATTGATATCTCAAAGAACGTCACCTTGGCAAGAATGATGAGATCTATAACTATTATGGGAAGACAGATGGGAGAGGCGATAGACTTTGCAAAGCTTATCTATCCAGCTATGCAGGTTGCCGATATCTTCTACCAGGGAGTTAACATTGCACATGCTGGAATGGACCAAAGAAAAGCTCATGTTATTGCGATTGAAGTCGCTCCAAAATTAAGGTATCACCCGCTCGTTTGGAATGGGGAAAAGGTAAAGCCTGTTGCGGTTCACCACCACCTCCTCTTAGGTCTCCAAGAACCTCCAAAATGGCCAATTGAAAGCGAAGAGGAGTTTAAGGAAATTAAAGCGGCAATGAAGATGAGCAAGAGCAAGCCATACTCAGCAGTGTTTATCCACGACAGCCCGGAGGAAATAAGGCAAAAGCTTAGAAAAGCCTTCTGTCCAGCAAGAGAAGTTAACTACAACCCAGTTCTTGATTGGGCTGAGCACATAATCTTCAGAGAAGAGCCAACGGAGTTTACAATTCACAGGCCAGCCAAGTTTGGTGGCGATGTAACGTACACAACATTTGAGGAACTTAAGAAAGACTTTGCAGAGGGCAAAATACATCCACTCGACTTAAAGAATGCGGTTGCTGAATACCTGATAGAGCTCCTCAAACCAGTTAGGGAATACTTCGAAAAGCACCCCGAACCATTGGAGCTTATGAAAAGCGTGCAAATAACAAGATGA
- the iadA gene encoding beta-aspartyl-peptidase has translation MNILIKNGEIYSPEYKGKKDILVMHGKISTIKEDIPPEITHHLGDIEVIDASDSIVIPGFIDQHVHINGAGGEGGPQYRTPPVQLTQLSTVGITSVVGVLGTDGVARSLRELLMKARGLENEGISTWIYTGAYQVPSPTITGSILSDIVLIDKVIGVKMALSDHRSSHPTIDELRRIASDARVGGILSGKAGVVHIHMGSEKPGLTPILKAIENTDIPIEQFAPTHLNRCEDLFNESIEFGRLGGYVDITAGVSPEYGFDEAIKPSEAVKTLLKKGVPVDRITMSTDGNGSMPKVNEKKELVRMLIAPVSSLYKEFVDMVKEEKIDIEDAVRITSTNIAKHLKLSQKGEIKPNKDADLVILDKNTLKIKYVIARGEILVKEGKPIKFGTFE, from the coding sequence ATGAATATATTGATAAAAAACGGCGAAATTTACTCACCAGAATATAAAGGAAAAAAGGATATACTTGTTATGCACGGAAAGATATCTACAATTAAAGAAGATATTCCTCCTGAGATTACTCACCACTTAGGTGATATTGAAGTCATTGACGCATCAGACTCAATTGTGATTCCCGGCTTTATAGATCAACATGTGCATATTAATGGTGCTGGTGGAGAGGGAGGTCCACAATATCGCACACCGCCTGTTCAGTTGACCCAGTTGAGCACAGTTGGAATAACGTCTGTGGTGGGAGTATTGGGAACAGATGGAGTTGCTAGGTCACTAAGAGAGTTGTTAATGAAAGCTAGGGGATTAGAAAATGAAGGCATCAGCACTTGGATTTATACTGGAGCTTACCAAGTCCCTTCTCCAACGATCACAGGAAGCATATTATCTGACATCGTGCTCATAGATAAGGTAATCGGAGTGAAGATGGCGTTGTCAGATCACAGGTCATCCCATCCAACGATAGACGAGCTTCGGAGGATTGCTTCGGATGCTAGAGTGGGTGGCATTCTATCTGGAAAAGCTGGAGTAGTGCATATTCACATGGGGAGCGAAAAACCTGGCCTTACTCCCATTTTAAAAGCCATAGAAAACACCGATATTCCGATAGAGCAGTTTGCCCCAACTCACTTAAATAGGTGTGAGGATCTGTTCAACGAGAGCATAGAATTTGGAAGACTTGGAGGTTATGTGGACATAACGGCAGGTGTTTCCCCCGAATATGGCTTTGACGAAGCTATAAAACCAAGCGAAGCTGTTAAAACACTACTAAAGAAGGGAGTTCCGGTCGATAGAATTACAATGAGTACTGACGGGAATGGGAGTATGCCAAAGGTCAATGAAAAGAAAGAACTAGTTCGCATGCTTATAGCTCCAGTATCATCTTTATACAAGGAATTTGTGGACATGGTAAAGGAAGAAAAGATAGATATTGAAGATGCCGTTAGAATAACTTCCACAAACATTGCAAAACATTTGAAACTTAGCCAAAAAGGAGAAATAAAACCCAATAAAGATGCTGACTTGGTAATCCTAGACAAGAATACATTGAAAATTAAATACGTTATAGCTAGAGGGGAGATACTAGTAAAAGAAGGAAAGCCCATAAAATTTGGAACATTCGAATAG
- the nhaC gene encoding Na+/H+ antiporter NhaC: MVVGKLILEFDTAILLMFVSIMTTAIYVFYYGFSWKELFEEGTVPLAAKAMGAMIILITVGPLIAIWMISGTIPYLMYAGLKTLSPKIFLVAATIICSIASLLTGTSWGTAATFGVALMGVAYGLGVPLPAAAGAIVVGAYLGDKISPVSDTTVLAAALAEVDVLDHVKSMLYTTMPGYLISLIVYGLVGLKAGGNIDWSKVNVILQALEQNFNLSPITLIPPILLLILAYKKYPTIPVLWVAILAAIPIAMWQGYDIATIVKVMAKGPSINTGVEAVDKMLNRGGISFMASAMAVVFFAYIFAGQLERSGSISKIIEYLQTKFIKGSVARLIFATSLTGILTGLGTGNSYLSEIMPATMFRDLFDKMKIKRTVLSRTLEDSGTVVVPLIPWSAAGIYMTTVLGVPTIQYLPWAIMCYLGFITAWIYGYTGIAIWKEE; this comes from the coding sequence ATGGTCGTAGGAAAGTTGATATTGGAATTTGACACGGCAATTCTGTTAATGTTCGTAAGCATAATGACAACAGCGATATACGTGTTTTATTATGGTTTCTCTTGGAAAGAGCTCTTTGAAGAGGGCACAGTTCCACTAGCTGCAAAAGCTATGGGAGCAATGATTATTTTGATCACAGTAGGGCCATTAATTGCCATTTGGATGATTTCTGGAACAATACCCTACCTAATGTATGCAGGTCTCAAGACCCTGAGTCCAAAAATATTCTTAGTGGCTGCGACGATTATATGTAGTATAGCTTCCCTTTTAACTGGAACTTCATGGGGAACAGCAGCCACTTTTGGAGTAGCTCTTATGGGCGTTGCCTATGGACTTGGAGTGCCATTACCTGCTGCTGCTGGAGCCATAGTAGTTGGTGCATATTTAGGAGACAAAATCAGTCCTGTATCTGATACTACAGTTCTAGCAGCTGCATTGGCAGAAGTTGATGTTCTTGATCACGTAAAGTCGATGTTGTACACTACAATGCCAGGGTATTTAATTTCCTTAATAGTATATGGTTTAGTAGGGTTAAAGGCAGGCGGAAACATCGATTGGAGCAAAGTTAACGTTATACTACAAGCATTGGAACAGAACTTTAATTTAAGTCCAATAACATTAATTCCTCCCATTCTCTTGTTAATCTTAGCTTATAAGAAATATCCAACAATACCAGTGTTATGGGTAGCCATTCTTGCTGCAATCCCCATAGCAATGTGGCAAGGCTATGATATTGCCACGATTGTTAAAGTTATGGCAAAGGGACCTTCAATTAACACTGGAGTTGAGGCCGTTGATAAGATGCTCAACAGAGGAGGAATTTCGTTCATGGCAAGTGCAATGGCAGTTGTATTCTTTGCATATATTTTCGCTGGACAATTAGAGCGCAGTGGTAGTATTTCAAAGATTATAGAGTATTTGCAAACTAAATTCATAAAAGGAAGCGTTGCAAGACTAATATTTGCAACATCTCTCACTGGAATATTAACCGGACTGGGAACTGGAAATTCATATCTTTCTGAGATAATGCCAGCTACAATGTTCAGAGACCTTTTTGACAAAATGAAAATCAAGAGAACAGTGCTATCCCGTACTCTAGAAGACTCGGGAACTGTTGTTGTTCCCTTAATTCCATGGTCCGCGGCGGGTATCTATATGACTACAGTGCTAGGTGTGCCAACTATCCAGTACCTTCCATGGGCTATAATGTGTTACCTTGGTTTCATTACAGCATGGATATATGGTTATACGGGAATAGCAATCTGGAAAGAAGAGTGA
- a CDS encoding AsnC family protein — METDNEILVLRKIFKGKLDDLDIKIYQLLREDGRMSDTKIAEELGVSVTTVRRRRLRLQEEGILQIVGLLLLRAANVAYADVLVKLNRQAKRDDINSFIYEAIANPRIYEITEYNFKSWNSFGIILIAPFQFKF, encoded by the coding sequence ATGGAGACAGATAACGAGATACTTGTTTTAAGGAAGATTTTCAAGGGCAAACTTGATGATCTTGACATTAAGATTTACCAGTTACTGCGAGAGGACGGTAGAATGAGTGATACAAAAATTGCAGAAGAACTTGGAGTTTCAGTCACTACAGTCAGGAGGCGACGTTTAAGGCTTCAAGAGGAAGGAATTTTGCAAATAGTTGGACTTCTTCTCTTGCGGGCAGCAAATGTTGCATATGCAGATGTTTTAGTCAAACTAAATCGTCAAGCAAAAAGGGATGACATCAATAGCTTCATTTACGAAGCAATTGCAAATCCGAGAATATACGAAATAACAGAATACAATTTTAAATCATGGAATTCTTTTGGTATTATTTTGATCGCTCCTTTTCAGTTTAAGTTTTAA
- a CDS encoding alanyl-tRNA editing protein, which yields MTRELYYEDAYLKEAKAKVVQIKENALLLDQTIFYPTGGGQPHDTGTINGVSVLDVYKDEDRNIWHVVEDVSPFSVGDEVELKLDWERRYKLMRIHTALHLLDHVLNEVLGKGNWQPHGSGMSPEKGRYDIRYPENINQYKDKIIELFNKYVDEGGEVKIWWEGEKRLTQIRDFEILPCGGTHVKDIKEIGHIKKLKRSSIGRGVQRIEIWLED from the coding sequence ATGACAAGGGAACTTTATTATGAGGACGCATATTTAAAGGAAGCCAAGGCAAAAGTAGTTCAGATAAAGGAGAATGCCCTGCTTTTAGATCAGACCATATTTTATCCAACTGGAGGCGGACAACCCCACGATACAGGCACAATAAATGGAGTCAGCGTTCTGGATGTTTACAAGGATGAAGACAGAAACATTTGGCATGTTGTTGAGGATGTAAGTCCCTTTAGCGTTGGGGACGAAGTAGAACTAAAACTCGACTGGGAAAGAAGGTACAAACTTATGAGAATACACACTGCGCTGCACCTCTTAGATCACGTGCTTAATGAAGTCTTAGGAAAAGGAAACTGGCAACCACATGGGAGTGGAATGAGCCCAGAAAAGGGCAGGTACGACATAAGATACCCTGAGAACATCAATCAATACAAAGATAAGATAATTGAGCTGTTTAATAAGTACGTTGATGAAGGCGGAGAAGTCAAAATCTGGTGGGAAGGGGAGAAGAGGTTAACCCAGATTAGAGACTTTGAAATACTCCCCTGTGGAGGAACACACGTAAAGGACATTAAGGAAATTGGCCACATAAAGAAGCTCAAACGCTCAAGCATAGGAAGAGGAGTTCAGAGAATAGAGATATGGCTCGAGGACTAA
- a CDS encoding exodeoxyribonuclease VII small subunit has protein sequence MKKLGSFLLILLLSLSFAQAETVDHYKEEFTLKVKLLQNGDAQITVTTSILGPKDEIQKEIASVLNQTNMSEEEAIAKFEKEQLDNYVASLANAGINTKNQTFKLTSIKEDNFTAVFAAYAEKFAKYYSYDDYWEIVVDPTRGYGTMPTPTIGLPQRIELHNIFIIELPENAELVEYPKEYTREFGQSKFHVLSKVEGNKIIISSDIYLEENLSPEGFEALFGDYNAFYIRYTTPHKGEETYQPVKTEQYIRAEISEDGTTNLRIRETYIEPKEQIELMKLQINLMGAGNVTNMILQNSLQGMVAQGITVEDANASILGLDKEGPLTIETNYVLKNFTKLVDGIYEYSFDPTLLNPSQLGYRAQNEINQSLRIEFIIPQDAEIVEVPNNVSKEVKGNRYILSTNVEGSKILITANVFVRYGAPFEDIQSLLGEVTRAYIRYRLPSEESKINLTTPQIAGIAGAAVLIGIALFMLKKR, from the coding sequence ATGAAAAAGTTAGGAAGTTTTTTGCTAATTCTCCTTCTGAGTCTTTCTTTTGCTCAAGCAGAGACAGTAGACCACTATAAAGAAGAATTTACGCTCAAAGTTAAGCTACTCCAAAATGGAGATGCTCAAATAACGGTAACGACCTCTATACTAGGGCCGAAGGATGAAATACAAAAAGAAATTGCCAGCGTATTAAATCAAACAAACATGAGTGAAGAAGAGGCAATAGCAAAGTTTGAAAAAGAGCAACTGGATAACTACGTTGCCAGTTTAGCAAACGCAGGGATAAACACTAAAAATCAAACATTCAAACTGACCAGCATTAAAGAGGATAACTTTACAGCAGTCTTCGCGGCATATGCAGAAAAGTTTGCCAAATATTACTCCTACGATGACTACTGGGAAATAGTTGTGGATCCAACTAGAGGCTATGGAACAATGCCAACCCCAACTATCGGATTACCCCAAAGAATAGAACTTCACAACATATTTATTATAGAGCTCCCTGAGAATGCAGAGCTTGTTGAATATCCTAAAGAATACACAAGAGAATTCGGGCAAAGCAAATTCCACGTACTATCAAAAGTTGAAGGTAACAAGATTATAATAAGTTCCGATATTTACTTGGAAGAAAATCTGTCTCCAGAAGGGTTTGAGGCACTCTTTGGTGATTATAATGCATTTTACATACGTTATACCACCCCACACAAAGGAGAAGAAACATACCAGCCTGTAAAAACCGAGCAGTATATAAGAGCGGAGATTTCAGAAGATGGGACTACCAATCTCCGTATAAGGGAGACCTATATCGAACCAAAGGAGCAAATAGAACTTATGAAACTCCAAATAAATCTTATGGGGGCTGGAAACGTAACCAATATGATACTTCAAAACTCCCTCCAGGGGATGGTAGCTCAAGGAATAACAGTGGAAGATGCAAATGCAAGCATATTGGGATTGGATAAGGAAGGTCCATTGACAATAGAAACCAACTACGTCCTGAAGAACTTCACTAAGTTAGTAGATGGAATCTACGAATACTCATTTGACCCAACGCTCTTGAATCCATCCCAGCTGGGATATAGAGCTCAAAACGAGATAAACCAGAGCCTAAGAATTGAGTTTATCATTCCACAAGATGCAGAAATTGTTGAAGTTCCAAACAACGTAAGCAAAGAAGTCAAAGGAAACAGATACATACTCTCCACAAACGTAGAAGGAAGTAAGATTTTGATAACAGCGAATGTATTTGTCAGATACGGTGCTCCCTTTGAGGACATACAATCCCTTCTAGGAGAAGTCACGAGAGCCTATATTCGGTATAGACTGCCCTCAGAAGAAAGCAAAATAAACTTAACAACTCCTCAGATAGCGGGAATAGCAGGAGCAGCAGTTTTAATAGGTATCGCCCTCTTCATGTTAAAAAAGAGGTAG
- a CDS encoding dicarboxylate/amino acid:cation symporter, with translation MGLLKGYLEYPILRKIFIGLILGAIYGLIVEAIGHPGAATAIKPLGDLFVRLLKMLVMPIVLASLVVGAASISPARLGRVGVKIVFYYLVTSAFAVSIGLIMANIFKPGLGLELGTGEGKAIEATAPSLVDTLLNIVPTNPFGALASGAVLPTIFFAIVLGIALSYLMNSEDERIKNSATTLYHAFDGLAEAMYKIVRGVMQYAPIGVFALIAYIMAVYGPKVVGPLAKVTIAVYLGLAIQIVVVYGLLLKIFGLDLVKFLSKAKDAMIMAFVTRSSSGTLPVTMRVAEENMGVPRSIYSFTLPLGATINMDGTAIYQGVCAMFIAYAIGHPLPLSQQLVIVLTAVLASIGTAGVPGAGAIMLAMVLESVGLPLEPGTPVALAYAMILGIDAILDMGRTMVNVTGDLTGTTIVAKTEGELDLSKW, from the coding sequence ATGGGACTTCTAAAAGGATACCTTGAATATCCAATTTTGAGGAAGATATTTATTGGACTGATTTTAGGTGCAATATACGGACTGATAGTGGAGGCCATTGGCCACCCAGGAGCAGCAACTGCAATAAAACCTCTTGGAGACCTCTTTGTTAGGCTCCTAAAGATGTTAGTGATGCCAATAGTCCTAGCTTCGCTTGTCGTTGGTGCCGCAAGCATAAGCCCGGCAAGACTTGGAAGAGTTGGTGTAAAAATAGTGTTCTACTATCTAGTAACATCAGCCTTTGCAGTATCCATAGGACTTATAATGGCCAACATTTTCAAGCCAGGCCTTGGGCTTGAACTCGGCACTGGTGAAGGTAAAGCCATAGAAGCAACAGCCCCATCCCTTGTAGATACCCTCTTAAACATAGTACCAACAAACCCATTTGGAGCTCTTGCAAGTGGCGCAGTTCTTCCAACGATATTCTTTGCTATTGTCTTAGGAATAGCCCTCAGCTATCTCATGAACAGCGAAGATGAAAGAATCAAGAACTCAGCAACAACACTCTATCATGCATTTGACGGGCTTGCAGAGGCTATGTACAAAATAGTTAGAGGAGTTATGCAGTACGCTCCAATAGGTGTATTTGCATTAATAGCATACATCATGGCAGTTTATGGGCCGAAGGTTGTTGGGCCTCTCGCTAAAGTAACCATTGCAGTATATCTGGGCTTAGCAATTCAAATAGTGGTCGTCTATGGGCTTCTCCTCAAGATCTTTGGTCTGGATCTAGTCAAGTTCCTCAGCAAGGCTAAAGACGCCATGATCATGGCATTCGTTACAAGGAGCTCAAGTGGTACTTTGCCGGTCACAATGCGTGTTGCAGAAGAGAATATGGGCGTGCCAAGGAGCATCTATTCATTTACACTTCCATTGGGTGCAACCATTAACATGGACGGAACTGCTATCTACCAAGGTGTCTGTGCAATGTTCATAGCTTATGCAATTGGACATCCTTTACCACTTAGCCAGCAGTTAGTAATAGTCCTCACAGCAGTCTTGGCTTCAATTGGAACCGCTGGTGTGCCGGGAGCTGGAGCAATAATGCTAGCGATGGTTCTAGAAAGCGTAGGATTACCCTTAGAACCAGGAACTCCTGTTGCTTTGGCTTACGCAATGATACTTGGAATCGATGCTATCCTCGACATGGGTAGAACAATGGTTAACGTTACAGGAGATTTGACTGGAACTACCATAGTTGCAAAGACTGAGGGAGAACTTGACTTAAGCAAGTGGTGA
- a CDS encoding biotin--[acetyl-CoA-carboxylase] ligase, producing MLGLNTKSIGRKVIYFQEIESTNEYAKKIAPHEDEGTIITADVQKRGYGRKFRTWMSPKGGLWMSVILKPKTTPEHIVKIVFLGAIAVVETLERFGVEAAKIKWPNDVLVNEKKICGILAEGSFSEREVYYVILGIGINVNNPIPEELLSTSTSISKVLGVEIPIEDVFKILVERLEYWYKEFLHGKDEKILQKWKEKAILNREVRVIREEGEIRGKAVDIDELGALILELEDGRKEKVLYGDVSLRFE from the coding sequence GTGCTTGGACTTAATACTAAGAGCATTGGAAGGAAAGTGATATATTTTCAAGAAATAGAGTCAACAAACGAATACGCCAAAAAAATAGCTCCCCACGAAGACGAGGGAACAATAATAACAGCCGATGTCCAAAAAAGAGGCTACGGCCGAAAGTTCAGAACTTGGATGTCCCCTAAGGGCGGACTATGGATGAGCGTAATATTAAAACCAAAAACCACCCCAGAACACATAGTCAAAATAGTTTTCCTTGGAGCAATAGCCGTTGTTGAAACTCTAGAGCGATTTGGAGTGGAAGCAGCAAAAATAAAATGGCCCAACGACGTCCTTGTAAATGAAAAAAAGATATGCGGAATCTTAGCAGAGGGTAGCTTTTCTGAAAGAGAAGTTTACTACGTAATTTTAGGCATAGGAATAAACGTTAATAACCCAATTCCAGAGGAACTTTTAAGTACTTCCACCTCAATAAGCAAGGTTTTGGGAGTTGAAATCCCAATAGAGGATGTCTTTAAAATCCTTGTAGAGAGATTGGAATATTGGTACAAGGAATTTCTCCACGGAAAAGATGAAAAGATACTTCAAAAGTGGAAAGAGAAAGCCATTCTAAATAGGGAAGTTAGAGTGATAAGAGAAGAAGGAGAAATTCGAGGAAAAGCTGTAGATATTGATGAACTTGGCGCATTGATCCTTGAACTCGAAGATGGCAGAAAAGAAAAAGTTCTCTACGGAGATGTATCACTGAGGTTTGAATAA
- the fba gene encoding class I fructose-bisphosphate aldolase, producing the protein MEAYNNIGIKRRLRRFFRRNGRALIFAMDHGFEHGPTDFEENWEHIKPGIIIRKVVRAGVDGVMMLPGIARIAGEELIGKDVGLMVKLTSKTGLRPKEEWLMQDQLGFVEDAIKLGADAVAATVYWGSPYEGAMMRQFAEIASYAHDLGYPVVQFAYPRGPYINEKYGKKEDYRVVMYGARAAAEMGADMIKTYWTGSRETFAKVVDAASGVPVLLSGGAKTDNPVDFLKLVWEVIEAGGSGAVVGRNIFQRENPEPMIKALLRVIHRNEDPEEAAKAEGLI; encoded by the coding sequence ATGGAAGCGTACAACAACATTGGGATTAAAAGAAGACTTAGAAGGTTTTTTAGGAGAAATGGGAGGGCTTTGATTTTTGCAATGGATCACGGGTTTGAACATGGGCCAACAGATTTTGAAGAAAACTGGGAGCACATTAAGCCTGGAATCATAATCCGAAAGGTTGTTAGAGCTGGCGTAGATGGCGTAATGATGCTTCCAGGGATAGCGAGAATAGCAGGTGAAGAGCTCATCGGTAAGGATGTAGGCTTGATGGTAAAGCTTACCAGCAAAACAGGGCTTAGACCGAAAGAAGAATGGCTTATGCAGGATCAGCTCGGCTTTGTTGAAGATGCTATTAAACTGGGCGCTGATGCCGTAGCGGCAACTGTTTACTGGGGAAGCCCATATGAGGGTGCAATGATGAGACAATTCGCAGAAATAGCAAGCTATGCCCACGATTTGGGATATCCAGTTGTTCAGTTTGCCTATCCAAGGGGACCATACATTAATGAAAAATACGGCAAGAAGGAGGATTACAGGGTAGTTATGTATGGTGCAAGAGCTGCAGCCGAGATGGGAGCGGATATGATCAAAACCTATTGGACGGGGTCAAGAGAAACATTTGCCAAAGTTGTTGACGCCGCATCTGGTGTTCCGGTTCTCTTGAGTGGAGGCGCAAAGACAGACAATCCCGTGGACTTCTTAAAGCTCGTCTGGGAAGTCATTGAAGCTGGAGGAAGCGGAGCAGTTGTTGGGAGAAATATATTCCAGAGAGAAAACCCAGAACCAATGATCAAGGCGCTTCTGAGGGTAATCCACAGAAACGAAGACCCAGAAGAAGCCGCAAAGGCTGAAGGATTAATCTGA
- a CDS encoding helix-turn-helix domain-containing protein, which produces MNMNTEEIVEIGVRQQGWRSSLTTTLLDSKIEKISFFFKDILAFSTQYVLNAPPRCIYEFLNQDGNVIDYHVIEVSENMSFVVTWEKLEHLTPYFVEAGFYPLYPPVVEKGITKWLLATRPSLTSFSKLFELLEKANVNIVYINRMEIQEAKKEILTYVCKANIFIDLPILSEIEEKILKKCLDEGYYEFPRKKSLRDISKALNMSPSTFSYTLRKAEKKIISWVLNSKFYKKQP; this is translated from the coding sequence ATGAACATGAATACTGAAGAGATAGTAGAGATTGGAGTACGTCAGCAAGGATGGCGTTCGAGTCTTACAACCACCTTATTAGATAGCAAAATTGAAAAAATAAGTTTTTTTTTCAAAGACATTCTGGCATTTTCAACCCAATATGTACTAAACGCTCCCCCAAGGTGCATTTATGAGTTTTTAAATCAAGATGGAAATGTAATAGATTACCATGTAATTGAGGTATCGGAAAATATGAGTTTTGTAGTAACTTGGGAAAAATTAGAACATCTTACACCATATTTTGTTGAGGCAGGGTTTTACCCTCTCTACCCACCAGTAGTTGAGAAAGGCATCACAAAGTGGTTATTAGCAACCAGACCTTCACTAACATCTTTTTCCAAATTATTTGAGTTATTAGAAAAAGCAAATGTTAATATTGTATATATTAATAGAATGGAAATTCAAGAAGCAAAAAAAGAAATACTCACCTATGTTTGCAAAGCTAATATTTTCATAGATTTACCCATATTATCAGAAATTGAAGAAAAAATTTTAAAGAAATGCTTGGATGAGGGGTACTATGAGTTCCCAAGAAAAAAGAGTCTCCGTGATATATCAAAAGCCTTGAATATGTCTCCTTCAACTTTTAGCTATACATTAAGAAAAGCTGAAAAAAAAATTATTAGTTGGGTTCTTAATTCCAAATTCTATAAAAAACAGCCTTAA
- a CDS encoding aminopeptidase, giving the protein MTKCEIEGARILVNTCGCVKPGENVVVITDTNKISIAEYIVIAAQEKNAETVLIIMSPRETHGEEPPKTVVGAVKEADVVFAVTTFSLFHTKARQEACKNGARWINLPDFRREMLCSGGLYVDFLSQRELVDKLASILLNGSQVKVITERGTDIEFSIKGRSPIREYGICDKPGMVSSPPDIEVCIAPVEGTANGKIVVDGSIVLPEIGPLSKGKEVILTVKDGFIREINGGTEARKFKKVLETANDPSVYNIAEFGIGLNPMCELSGSMLEDEGVYGTIHFGIGDNHTMGGITKAPMHIDVVIKEPTVIVDGKIIIDHGEHVYAK; this is encoded by the coding sequence ATGACCAAATGTGAAATAGAGGGTGCACGTATATTAGTTAATACTTGTGGATGTGTGAAGCCGGGGGAGAATGTAGTAGTAATTACAGACACGAATAAGATTTCTATCGCAGAATACATTGTCATTGCAGCTCAAGAAAAAAATGCAGAAACTGTGCTTATTATCATGTCTCCTCGAGAAACACATGGAGAAGAGCCCCCTAAAACTGTAGTTGGTGCCGTGAAAGAGGCAGATGTAGTATTTGCAGTCACAACATTTTCACTTTTTCACACCAAAGCACGCCAAGAAGCATGTAAAAATGGAGCTCGTTGGATAAACCTACCAGACTTTCGTAGAGAAATGCTTTGTAGCGGGGGTTTATATGTAGACTTTTTATCTCAGAGGGAATTAGTTGATAAATTAGCTTCAATTCTTTTAAATGGTTCGCAAGTTAAAGTTATCACAGAAAGAGGTACTGATATTGAATTTTCTATAAAAGGTCGTTCTCCTATTCGAGAATATGGTATCTGTGATAAGCCAGGAATGGTTTCTTCTCCCCCCGATATTGAAGTTTGTATTGCGCCAGTAGAAGGTACAGCAAATGGGAAGATTGTTGTGGATGGAAGTATCGTTCTGCCTGAAATAGGACCTCTTTCTAAAGGTAAAGAAGTTATACTAACAGTTAAAGATGGTTTTATCAGAGAAATTAATGGTGGAACTGAAGCTAGGAAGTTTAAAAAAGTGCTTGAAACAGCAAATGATCCTTCTGTATATAATATAGCAGAATTTGGAATAGGTCTTAATCCAATGTGTGAATTAAGTGGAAGTATGCTTGAAGATGAAGGGGTTTATGGAACTATCCACTTTGGTATAGGAGATAATCACACTATGGGGGGAATTACAAAAGCTCCCATGCACATTGACGTGGTAATTAAGGAGCCTACGGTAATTGTAGATGGTAAAATCATCATAGATCACGGAGAACATGTTTATGCAAAATGA